Below is a genomic region from Salmo salar chromosome ssa11, Ssal_v3.1, whole genome shotgun sequence.
ggacctctgagactatcacagagcagctgcatttatacggagacttgattacacacaggtggattctatttatcatcattagtcatttaggtcaacattggatcattcagagatcctcactgaacttctggagagagtttgctgcactgaaagtaaaggggctgaataattttgcacgcccaatttttcagttttttatttgttaaaaaagtttgaaatatccaataaatttcgttccacttcatgattgtgtcccacttgttgttgattcttcacaaaaaaatacagttttatatctttatgtttgaagcctgaaatgtggcaaaaggtcgaaaagttcaagggggccgaatactttcgcaaggcactgtagctccacattgatctggtactggtactccctgtatatagctccacattgatctggtactggtactccctgtatatagctccacattgatctggtactggtactccctgtatatagctccacattgatctggtactggtactccctgtaaatatctcaattcttgtgtattttaatttattcattacatttaagtcatttagcagacgctcttatccagagcgacttacaaaatggtgcattcaccttatgatatccagtggaacaaccactttacaatagtgcatctaaatcttttaggggggggttagaaggattactttatcctatcctaggtattccttaaagaggtggggtttcaggtgtctccggaaggtggtgattgactccgctgtcctggcgtcgtgagggagcttgttccaccattggggtgccagagcagcgaacagttttgactgggctgagcgggaactgtgcttcctcagaggtgggggggccagcaggccagtggtggatgaacgcagtgcccttgtttgggtgtagggcctgatcagagcctgaaggtatggaggtgccgttcccttcacagctccgtaggcaatcaccatggtcttgtagcggatgcgagcttcaactggaagccagtggagagagcggaggagcggggtgacgtgagagaacttgggaaggttgaacaccagacgggctgcggcgttctggatgagttgtaggggtttaatggcacaggcagggagcccagccaacagcgagttgcagtaatccagacgggagatgacaagtgcctggattaggacctgcgccgcttcctgtgtgaggcagggtcgtactctgcgaatgttgtagagcatgaacctacaggatcgggtcaccgccttgatgttagtggagaacgacagggtgttgtccaggatcacgccaaggttcttagcactctgggaagaggacacaagggagttgtcaaccgtgatggcgagatcatggaacgggcagtccttccccgggaggaagagcagctccgtcttgccgaggttcagcttgagctggtgatccgtcatccacactgatatgtctgacagacatgcagagatgcgattcgccgcctggttatcagaagggggaaaggagaagattaattgtgtgtcgtctgcatagcaatgataggagagaccatgtgaggatatgacagagccaagtgacttggtgtatagcgagaataggagagggcctagaacagagccctgggggacaccagtggtgagagcgcatggtgcggagacagattctcgccacgccacctggtaggagcgacctgtcaggtaggacgcaatccaagcgtgggccgcgccggagatgcccaactcggagagggtggagaggaggatctgatggttcacagtatcaaaggcagcagataggtctagaaggatgagagcagaggagagagagttagctttagcagtgcggagagcctccgtgacacagagaagagcagtctcagttgaatgcccagtcttgaaacctgactgattaggatcaagaaggtcattctgagagagatagcaggagagctggccaaggacggcacgttcaagagttttggagagaaaagaaagaagggatactggtctgtagttgttgacatcggagggattgagtgtaggttttttcagaaggggtgcaactctcgctctcttgaagacggaagggacgtagccagcggtcaaggatgagttgatgagcgaggtgaggaaggggagaaggtctccggaaatggtctggagaagagaggaggggatagggtcaagtgggcaggttgttgggcggccggccgtcacaagacgcgagatttcatctggagagagaggggagaaagaggtcaaagcacagggtagggcagtgtgagcaggaccagcggtgtcgtttgacttagcaaacgaggatcggatatcgtcaaccttcttttcaaaatggttgacgaaatcatccgcagagagggaggaggattcaggagggaggagaaggtagcaaagagcttcctagggttagaggcagatgcttggaatttagagtggtagaaagtggctttagcagcagagacagaagaggagaatgtagagaggagtgagtgaacggatgccaggtccgcagggaggcgagttttcctccatttccgctcggctgcccggagccttgttctgtgagctcgtagtgagtcgtcgagccacggagcaggaggggaggaccgagccggcctggaggataggggacagagaaaatcaaaggatgcagaaagggaggagaggagggttgaggaggcagaatcaggagataggttggagaaggtttgagcagagggaagagatgataggatggaagaggagagagtagcgggagagagagagcgaaggttgggacggcgcaataccatccgagtaggggcagagtgagaagtgttggatgagagcaagagggaaaaggatacaaggtagtggtcggagatttggaggggagttgcaatgagattagtggaagaacagcatctagtaaagatgaggtcaagcgtattgcctgccttgtgagtagggggggaaggtgagagggtgaggtcaaaagaggagaggagtggaaagaaggaggcagagaggaatgagtcaaaggtagacgtggggaggttaaagtcacccagaactgtgagaggtgagccatcctcaggaaaggaacttatcaaggcgtcaagctcattgatgaactctccaagggaacctggagggcgataaatgataaggatgttaagcttgaaagggctggtaactgtgacagcatggaattcaaatgaggagatagacagatgggtcaggggagaaagagagaatgtccacttgggagagatgaggattccagtgccaccaccccgctggctcgatgctctaggggtatgcgagaacacgtgggcagacgaagagagagcagtaggagtagcagtgttatctgtggtaatccatgtttccgtcagcgccaggaagtctagggactggagggtagcataggctgagatgaactcagccttgttggctgcagaccggcagttccagaggctgccggagacctggaactccacgtgggtcgtgcgcgctgggaccaccaggttagagtggcagcggccacgcggtgtgaagcgtttgtatggcctgtgcagagaggagagaacagggatagacagacacatagttgacaagctacagaagtgttgtttcttgtattattgtctcctgtgtctttagagaactgtttcactttgatatcctttttcttctgtcctgattttctctttcttttcttctgttaactagatattctttgttgttctttattccttgttactattttattttgaaactctgcgttgttgggaagggctcgtaagcgaGCATTTCACGGTGAAGTCTACACCAGTTATTTCTGGCGCTTGTGACAAatgcgatttgatttgatttgtgattCTCGAAGGTGGAGCTGAGGTTCTGGAGTGttggttggtttgtgtgtgttccagggactGCTTTGAGGACTGGTGTGAGGCTCAGAAGATCACGTCGGCTCTGCTGGAGGGCAGGTCCTACGAGAGCCTGATTGACTTCGACAATCACCTAGACGACCTCAGGAATGACTGGACCAACCCTGAGATCAACAAGTCTGTCCTGCACCTGTGCTAAGCCTTCCAGTCGAGTGACTGCACTGCACTAGACAAAGACATTGCAGCCAAAACGGCGTTGGACGTGCTAATACTACTGTAGTGCAGGAATGCTAAGTCTTTGTTCCTAGTGAATTGCTCTCACAGGGAAGAGAGCTTTCGGAGCATTGGCCAGTTTAGTTTCATGGGCAAGCAGGACACAGGTACCATTGGGATCTTTGATCCCGTAGTAGGGAGGATCAAGACCTTGGTGTCATTCAATGCAACGTGTTAATTTTCTTTCTCATGGTTTTTGTACGCTAATAGTTAATGAAGATGTATGTGTAATTCTGAATGGTAGGGAAACATGAATATCATATATTTTGACTTATTGAATACTTTAGGTTCTTCAGAAATAGTAGTTACAGAGATGCTAGACATTATAAATTATTGTTCTGAGATGTGACTTATTGAAATATTACAGAATTGTAATCAACGAGATATGTTGTTTTATTTCACTACCTATTAAGTCTTAATGTTTATATTCTCAGATAACTGTTTTCCTCCTGTTTTTCTTATAAGAGATAGCTTAGTATTTATTTGTTAAAAGATGATCTGATTATTCTTTACTTTAATTGCTGAAATAAATTATGCTATTGGATAGGTAATAAACTGTAAATCACTCGGGATTAAAGCATATCCATGTTATTATTATTGATTCATTAATTATATATTTCAGGTTGGATTAAGATAAGTctaaataaacacattttgtaaaaaaaaatgtttcgacAGAATGTACAAATAAAATGTAACTTTTCAGATATTGTGCAAGTTTTTAATGCCTTTTTCTAAAATCACTCCCTTACTCTAGCGCTGCCCTACACACTTGAAGGATCCATAGATCTGAATGAGCTGAGTGTTACATTTAGGATGCAGTGTTCCATCACTTTGGGTTGAAACAGCATACAGCGGATATGAATGGAAAATACtttccatttttatttattttccccccTCCTTTTTAGaccttgtctcattgctgcaactgcccaacgggctcgggagaggcaaaggtcaagttATGCGTCTTTcgaaaacatgacccgccaaaccgtgcttcttaacacccgcccgcttaacctggaagccagctgcaccaatgtgtcggaggaaacaccgttcaactgacgactgaagtcagcctgcaggcgcccttcccgccacaaggagttgctagagcgtaatgagccaagtaaagcccccccccagccaaaccctcccctaacccggacgacgctgggcaaattgtgcgtcaccctatgggattcccataggaatgcagtgccttagacctctgcaccacttgggaggccgGAAAATATGTTCCAATCTATGAGGGTCCATCAAGACAAGAAGAAGCTGAAACGTATCAAAATGTTCATTCTAAACAATCTCTGGTCGAAGTAAGGGGCCATGACAAATGGTATGGTGAAAAACTGATTCCTGAAAGAGCACATACCCCGAAGAACTTTCCATAACTTGAGAATATGATGGAACTACTACCATAGGGCCCCATTCCGACAGGAAATGTACACCTTTCTTACACACACCTTTCCTAAGCACTTCTCAGTAGTTAGTAATCAGACTTACCCAGtgcttggactgaaataggtgtccgtactcattttgggtgccatTACTGTGtacatttaggtgcaggagctccacaatacttttgaactaatattctataagatgaACAGgtgctcaagcagtagaacatttgaggtggtTCCCTTGCATGTGCTGAATACAtttggccaacagattttcttctggagttttcattcaataggatttatagtacatttatcttaagccatccctttaaatatggTGTACCTTTAATTAGAATGTTGTAGACAGACTAGGAAACATGGAGAGAAGGGGCTCAGAATacagggatcaatgaaagaaagatGTAAATATATGGATATTTTTGTCTCTGTTTCAGCACCAACTGGTAGATTTTATGGTTAGGAAAGTATATATGAATCATTAAtaaaacaggtttggagagcctttatgcACAAAATATATTGATGAATTGAAAATAGTGGTTTGTTTCATCCTGAAAGTTGTCAAATTCGAGTTTAAACCACTAAATATTGGAAGGTGGAAAAAAGCAGACAATAGTGTTGAACAACAGTCCTGTGAATCTACCCTAATCCTCACAAATCATGGAACTGTATGATAATGGGTATGTGTGGTCTGAGTTCCATAATTAttctaataggctacatgtcccacaCTACTGCACAACGTTACCCTTACGTGATCCACTAATGCTAGCGACCCTCAGTAACAGCTACACAGGCGTGACAGGAAAGAAAGGTCAATggaatggaatgatgcaaaataTCAGCTACAAATTGAAGAAAAcgaacactaaagtgacagttgtaaatgtatttgggtaTTACTGATAGTGGGTcctgatagtggctaatatttaacatgatacaaattgtaaaataaaatggCGAAAACTCCAGgtatataattaaaacattctgaAGCGTATACATCAACTCGGCAGGCTCAGCCCTACAGAAGCTTATAGCTTGGGTCTCCAAATTTCATCCACTTAAATTGTGAGAGCACACAATTACAATTCTGAATAACGGTACAGCTATTTGTAGCCTATTTAACTGTTCGTGTTTATATGATTTTCTGTTTGCTTCCACttgactggtttcacattagtCTCCAAGGATCATAAGGGAAAATCATATACAAAAATTGCTATGTCTACCCAGATCTGATCAATAGCTCTTTTCAGTTGAtgaattacagtgcatggagaatgctgTTATTTCTATGGGGGAAAAATGaagtagatgctttttccactAGAAAACGGTAGGTTCGCTtgaccttattcatggtttcctaGGGCATAAAGGTGGTGGAATAATGAGGGAATTGTGTCAAAGTCAGAATAGAGCATATCTGTAGACAAAAAGGAATACAGTTAATTGCCATTATAGCACaaataatatttttatttatctatttgtattttatttaacctttatttaactaggcaagtcagttaagaacaaattgttatgtaCACTGATGGcttaccaaaaggcaaaaagccTCCTGCGGGGAAGgcggctgggattaaaaataaataaagaaataaataaaatataaatataggacaaaacacacatcacgacaagagagaacacaacactacataaagagagacctaagacaacaacatagcatggcagcaacacatgacaacacagcatggtagcaacacaacatgacaacaacatggtagcaacacaacatggtagcagcacaaaacatggtacaaacattattgggcacaaacatcatcacaaagggcaagaaggtagagacaacaatacatcacgcaaagcaccCACAACTgacatgattgagtctttgaatgaagagattgagataaaactgtccagtttgagtgtttgttgcagctcgttccagtcgctagctgcagcaaactgaaaagaggagcgacccagggatgtgtgtactttggggacctttaatagaATTTGAcaggcagaacgggtgttgtatgtggaggataagggctgcagtagatatctcagataggggggagtgagaccTAAGAGGGTTtgataaataagcatcaaccagtgggtcttgcgacgggtatacagagatgaccagtttacactggtatacagagatgaccagtttacagaggagtatagagtgcagtgatgtgtcctataaggagcattggcaggaaaatctgatggccgaatggtagagaaaatctagccgctcgagagcacccatacctgccgatctataaattatgtctccgtaatctagcatgggtaggatggtcatctgaatcagggttagtttggcagctggagtgaaagaggagcaattacaatagaggaaaccaagtctagatttaactttaacctgcagctttgatatgtgctgagagaaggacagtgtaccatctagccatactcccaagtacttgtatgagatggctacctcaagctctaaaccctcagaggtagtaataacacatgtgggaagaggggcattcttcttaccaaaccacattacctttgttttggaggtgttcagaacaaggttaaaggtagagaaagcttgttggactgTAAGAACgatttgttgtagagcatttaacacaaaatccggggaggggccagctgagtataagactgtatcatctgcatataaatggatgagagagcttcttactgcctgagctatgttgttgatgtaaattgagaagagcgtggggcctaggatcgcgCCTTGGGgaactcccttggtgacagacagtggctgagacagcagattttctgactttatacactgcgctCTTTGAATGAGGtaattagcaaaccaggccaaagacccctcagagacaccaatacttctTAGCTGGGACACaaaaatggaatggtctaccgtatcaaaagcgttgaccaagtcaataaaaatagcagcacaacatttcttagaatcaagggcaatggtgacatcattaaggacctttaaggttgcagtgacacatcaatAACCTGAGTGCAAACCAGTTTGCATACcatagagaatactatagacatcaagaaagccagtcagttgattattgacaagttttcccaacacttttgataaacagggcaaaatagaaataggcctataacaattaggatcagcttgatctccccctttaaataaaggacgaaccatggctgccttccaagcaatgggaacctccccagaaaggagagacaggataaaaaggtcagagataggcttggcgatgataggggcagcaaccttaaagaagaaagggtctaaaccatctgaaccagatgttttttgggggtcaagtttcaggagctcctttagcacctcggactcagtgactgcctgcagggagaaactatGAGgcgggcaggggaaaaagagggagaagcattggGGATAGTcgtattagaaggggtgggagatcaggaaatgttggacgggcaaggaggcatggctgagtcaaacaggaatcctgacttaatgaagtgttgATTAAAgcgctcagccatgtgcttcttgtcagtaacaaccacatcatcaacattaagggacatgggcagctgtgagaaggaagttttattctccaggtctttaaccattttccagaacttcttggggttagactcacagagagaactgctccttaaagtaactaactttggccttcctgatagcctgagtgcacttatttctcatttgcctgaatgagAGATAGTCAGCCTGATTATAACATTGACATTATTGTTAACAGCATTAAAAATAATGATTACTAAATAGTTATCATGGAAATAACAGTTATAAataacaaaacattatttttaatGGTACTATTAATAATACTAGTAATAACAATatgaataatataataatataataattataataatcaaCTGTAGAAAACACTTTTAAATCCCATTGTTAATTACCCCATTCGTATTGAACACTGTTCAGTCTTTTTGGAGATATctccgccacaccttcatttctTAGCTCTCCAGCCGGAACGAATAGCGGGTTGAATAGAATCAAGGTTAGCATACACATAGatagaaaagtgcataaaaagggaattagCCTACATTCCATTTACGCACGCGTAACTCGGGTCGGAATCGACCCCATATTGTTTATTAAACCCATCCAATTATTTCAGGTGGCTACATGAAGTGTTGTTTCTATCTGCAGGTCTTTCTCTACCGTCTCTGGCCATGTTGTGCGTCTGTGCCTCTAGTGTGGGTAAATACTGCCACCCAGTGACGATTGTATGCAATTGACTGATTTGGAGAGGAGGCGGGACTTCCGCGTTTGAAGTGACAACACTCTGAATATTTCGCGGGAACTTGCGAAAACATCGATACACTGTTGCTGCGGAGATAACGTTACACGTAAAACGATAAAAGTAAGGTTATAATGGACCCTTCTGAGGTCGAATTCCTTGCCGAGAAGGAGGTAGTGAAGATTATCCCCAATTTCAGTCTTGACAAAATCTACTTGATCGGGGTGAGTTGGTTAACGTCTTTAGCATGGCTgacctgtttcttgtttagttACGACGTTAgcctagcttgttagctagctaggctatttTTCTGGCCTGATCACGGATATTGTTTAATAACTAGCTAATTCATAACTACTAGCTAGTTACATTAATACAGTCCACAGTAATTTACTAGCCATCTAACTAGCTTGTTACACTCCAGACTCCCATGTTTTTCTGCCAGATCCATGGGGATGGCACATGGCTAACTAGCTAACGCGTTACTgatactgtacgtttgtttacttTCTGTATGACTTAGAAGTGGATTTCTGTTTCCAGGGCGATCTTGGTCCTTTTAACCCAGGGCTACCTGTCGACGTGCCTGTGTGGCTGGCCCTCAATCTGAAACAGAGGCAGAAATGCAGGATAGTGCCACCAGAGTGGATGGATGTAGGTAAGTTAAGGAGACAGGTGTCTCTGAGGGTTTATCATAGTCCTGGTTAAATATCAATATGTATAAATTATGTTTGTTAATATATTCTCTACAAAGATGGTACCTCTACTTAAACCATTGTCAGAGCTGAACTTCTTTAATTTTGCATCTGTGTGCAGAGAAACTGGAGGAGATAAGAGAGCTAGAGAGGAAGGAAGACACATTCACCCCTGTCCCCAGTCCATACTACATGGAGCTGACCAAGCTGCTGCTCAACCAGTCAGTATCATCCTACACTTCCTAACTTTAATCTTGGATATATTTCCTTAGTTTGGATATAGCTATTGATTTATAATTTGACTGGAATTGGAAGGTGGCTCCTAATTGTGTGTGCAATGTGTTGTCATATATCCCTGTTTCTCTGCAGTGCATCTGATAACATTCCCAAAGCAGATGAGATCCGCACACTGGTGAAGGACATTTGGGACACGCGCATCGCCAAGCTCCGCCTCTCTGCTGACAGCTTCATCAGCCAGCAGGAAGCACATGCCAAGGTATCAATCAATCACTGAGGAAGTTCGATTAGAACCGGGGGGCACCGGGTTATGGCCCGTCATTTGACCGGCAAAACCGACGAGGGCGGACCTCCCTGCTCAAATGGAACAGTAGTCAGtgttaagttcatgttttaagtatccctatatttctgttattacggggcTATCACTCAGTCAAGAGTGCGCCTGCGCAGGAAATTAGTTCGTTGATGGACCTAGCCGTGAGTGTAATGGCTACCTTGTAGTGTGTTCATACAGTATAGTAAActttgttaaactggaaccttgtcgTTGTGTCATTTCGAGTTAACATTGGTAGCAGAGGATGGCTAATAACTACAATGTGCCACCTCGCTTCGGCGAGAAGAGGTCGTACGAAAGTTGGAAAAATGAACTTGGAATCTGGACACGGGTTACTAATCTGGACGCGAAAAAGCAAGCACTTGCGGTGGTATTATCGCTCGAGGGAAGAGCGAGAGATACAGCACTGGAAATATCCGTTGAGGATTTGAACAATGATGATAGTATGGGAACTTTGATCAGAGCACTGGATTCTgtatttcttaaagaagagaaAGACCGTGCCTACGAGGCATATTCAAACTTTGACAGTGTTTCGAGAGATATTTCGGTTGCAATGACGGACTACATCATTGATTTCGAACAAAGGTACAATAGGATGCGCAAGTACGACATGGTTCTCCCGGATGCAGTGTTAGCTTTCAAGTTGCTAGATACTGCCTGTCTAGATGGTAGGGAGAAACAGTTGGCTTTGACTGCTTGTACTGTACTGACTTTTGCATCAATGAAGTCGGCACTAAAAATAATTTTTGGTGAAAAGACGTCTGTCGCGCCGTTAACAGATGGAATGCAAGCGAGTGACGGAGCATATTACACTGAGCAGCAGAGAAAAGGCGCCAAAAAGTCACGTTCTCAAGACAACCTGAAGAGGGCGCCATTTCCCGGAACAAATCCACTGGACAAATATGGAAGGAGATCAAAATGTGCTGTTTGTCAAAGCACTTACCATTGGGTTAAAGACTGTCCTCATAAAAATGAACAAGTTAAACTAACAGAAGAAAATGTAAACACAGATATAGAGCAGTGTAACATTACACTGTTTTCAAATGAATCTGCTTCTGATACTGAGATTTTTATAGTTGAATCCTTAGGATTTGCTGTGATTGATACTGCATGTACACGCACAGTGTGTGGTGCAAAATGGCTTGATAGCTATGTCAGTGAACTAAATATGAAAGAAGTACAAAATATGATTGACACACCAAGCAACAGAGCTTTCaaatttggagatgggagaattgtCCATTCTACCAAGAGAGTTAAGATACCAGCAAAAATTGGTCAGACTAAGTGTCACATTGAAACAGAGGTGGTCCCTGCAGATATCCCCTTActattaacttcttggggctatgtgggacgctagcgtgccacccgtggtgcaccctatcaacagcaggtgcatttcaagagcggcaaatttgaaaccaaataaatgtcaaaattcaaatttttcaaacatacaactatcttacaccctttgaaagataaacatctccttaatctaaccacgttgtccgatttcaaaaaggttttacggcgaaagcataaagttagattatgttaggagagtacattgacaatagctgtgtgtaatgttttgtcaattcaaagacagggtcaccaaaaccataaaaccagctaaaatgatgcactaaccttttacaatctccatcagatgacactcctaggacattatgttagacaatgcatgcatttttagttctatcaagttcatatttatatccaaaaacagcgttttactatggcattgatgttgaggaaatcgtttccctccaataacc
It encodes:
- the psf2 gene encoding DNA replication complex GINS protein PSF2, with the translated sequence MDPSEVEFLAEKEVVKIIPNFSLDKIYLIGGDLGPFNPGLPVDVPVWLALNLKQRQKCRIVPPEWMDVEKLEEIRELERKEDTFTPVPSPYYMELTKLLLNHASDNIPKADEIRTLVKDIWDTRIAKLRLSADSFISQQEAHAKLDNLTLMEINTTRSFLLDTLNCMYKLRSNLQPGASGGKAQDHH